One region of Pagrus major chromosome 7, Pma_NU_1.0 genomic DNA includes:
- the kcna10a gene encoding potassium voltage-gated channel subfamily A member 10, with the protein MEVALVDFESLDELNGSLEDEVDTDADETTCLTVDIPPEHSSLGSNYHLQAALLSSTPPHHSQVPSCMWESTSSSPTPHTQTLAIPQSPTMPSPGRQGRSSCASMISNWKLLLSSEGTKESEKIFSRLAKECCEDLFVDKRGLDDGDQKVIINIAGLRFETQLKTLDQFPDTLLGDPLKRMDYFDPMRNEYFFDRNRPSFDGILYYYQSGGKIRRPANVPLDVFADEILFYELGIDAMEQFREDEGFIKDVEIPLPDNDVYRQFWLLFEYPESSNAARGVALVSVFVIVISIIIFCMETLPEFRDDTDSVVPTAVQPFNESRFFTPVTPSVVKPTTFSDPFFIIETACIAWFFFELCVRFLVCPSKKEFFHNLMNMIDIISIIPYFVTVITEMITTPQESSGQNMSLAILRIIRLVRVFRIFKLSRHSKGLQILGQTLKASMRELGLLIFFLFIGVILFSSAIYFAEVDEPNTQFVSIPDGFWWAVVTMTTVGYGDMCPITMGGKVVGTLCAIAGVLTIALPVPVIVSNFNYFYHRETEAEDKLPLTDAVEQAMSAETDTKMGSRTSFTKANGI; encoded by the coding sequence ATGGAGGTGGCGCTGGTAGACTTTGAGAGCCTCGATGAACTCAACGGCAGCCTGGAGGATGAGGTGGACACCGATGCTGATGAGACCACGTGTCTCACGGTGGACATACCACCAGAGCACAGCAGCCTGGGCAGCAACTACCATCTGCAAGCCGCTCTGCTGTCCTCTACACCCCCCCACCACAGCCAAGTGCCCTCCTGCATGTGGGAATCTACTTCATCGTCGCCCACTccacatacacagacactagCAATACCCCAGTCCCCAACCATGCCAAGTCCGGGCAGACAGGGGCGCAGTAGCTGCGCCAGTATGATCTCCAACTGGAAATTGCTGCTAAGCAGTGAGGGCACCAAAGAGAGTGAGAAGATCTTCAGCCGGCTTGCTAAGGAGTGCTGCGAGGATTTGTTTGTAGATAAACGAGGGCTGGATGATGGAGACCAGAAAGTCATCATCAACATTGCCGGACTTCGTTTTGAGACACAGCTAAAAACTTTGGACCAGTTTCCTGACACACTGCTAGGAGATCCTTTAAAGAGGATGGACTACTTTGATCCAATGAGGAATGAGTACTTCTTCGATCGGAACCGACCCAGCTTTGACGGGATCTTGTATTACTACCAGTCAGGGGGTAAGATCAGACGTCCAGCTAACGTTCCCCTGGATGTGTTTGCAGATGAAATTCTTTTCTATGAGCTTGGAATTGATGCCATGGAGCAGTTCAGAGAAGACGAAGGATTCATAAAGGACGTTGAGATCCCTCTACCTGATAATGATGTGTACAGGCAATTCTGGCTGCTGTTTGAGTACCCAGAGAGCTCAAACGCAGCCCGAGGTGTCGCACTGGTGTCTGTATTTGTTATTGTCATATCCATCATTATTTTCTGCATGGAAACGCTCCCAGAATTCAGAGATGACACTGACTCAGTTGTGCCCACGGCAGTTCAGCCTTTCAACGAATCTAGATTTTTCACTCCTGTGACCCCATCTGTTGTGAAGCCTACAACTTTCTCTGATCCCTTCTTTATCATCGAGACCGCCTGCATTGCATGGTTCTTCTTTGAGCTGTGTGTGAGATTTTTGGTCTGTCCGAGCAAAAAGGAATTTTTCCACAACCTCATGAACATGATTGACATTATATCCATTATCCCGTATTTTGTTACTGTGATTACAGAGATGATCACGACGCCACAAGAGAGCTCAGGACAGAACATGTCTTTAGCCATTCTGCGTATCATCCGTCTGGTCAGGGTGTTTCGTATATTCAAACTCTCACGTCACTCCAAGGGGCTGCAGATCCTTGGACAGACTCTGAAGGCCAGCATGCGCGAGCTTGGCTtgctcatcttcttcctcttcatcggAGTCATCCTCTTCTCCAGCGCTATCTACTTTGCTGAGGTAGACGAGCCTAACACACAGTTTGTCAGCATACCTGATGGCTTCTGGTGGGCTGTGGTTACCATGACTACAGTCGGCTATGGGGACATGTGTCCTATTACCATGGGGGGTAAAGTGGTGGGCACCTTGTGTGCCATCGCAGGTGTGCTGACCATTGCCTTGCCTGTTCCCGTCATTGTTTCCAACTTCAACTACTTCTACCACAGAGAGACGGAAGCAGAGGACAAGTTGCCCTTGACAGATGCTGTTGAACAAGCCATGAGTGCAGAGACAGATACCAAAATGGGTAGCAGAACCTCATTCACTAAAGCCAATGGCATCTAG